In Pleurocapsa sp. PCC 7319, the following are encoded in one genomic region:
- a CDS encoding filamentous hemagglutinin N-terminal domain-containing protein, translating into MNKSLSLLFSLGCYAVANSLICNSVIAQVTPDGTTNTTVNPDGSNNFTIENGDRAGGNLFHSFDQFSVPNGGSAIFNNPVDITNILSRVTGDNISNIDGLIQANGSANLFLVNPAGILFGNNARLDIGGSFFGTTADSILFEDGEFSAVNNLSEPILTINAPIGLNFRDNPAEIINRAGSGLESGGLQVDTRGSLTLVGGNIRLEGGKLTAPGGSVELGGLLAAGTVGIGEDGSLSFPEEIAKANVSLTESALVNVVDAGGGSINVNAQNLELRNGSRLMAGIDEATNSLTAQAGDINLKVDEATTIDGPDSGIFNDVGIEIESDDDVTSSAVGNAGKINIDTGSLSITPGGRIGSTIFGQGNAGDVTINARENIEIQGFEDPGVDKKNPTGIFSNLEVGARGNSGTVRILSDSLTLTKRGQVRTSIAREAEGTGGDIIVDTGSLTLDDSGTRLTTVSGKKSKGTTGNIEINADTVSLNSGSTLASNLGQEAEGNAGNIKITANSLTLTTTTLKEDSRPGNKVVIETNVDNGAKGDAGNIEIQTDSLSLRGVSSLNSTLRREAEGNAGNILIETDSLSLDKDSLIRSTTQAKTNGNAGKIKIDANTVEIDDGATISSTTQGEGNAGSIEVNASDSVNISGASDLLLIRRIILNEDGEKESRSPVRAGGSSGLLSSVEKGASGKGGNITISTPNLRILDGAIVSAEVEAEGQGQGGNIFIDADTLEIGDGGQIIASSLGDGDAGQINLNIADSVKIFGSDPNFSERLQAKVITRDLNDIIPEEPLTEQEGRDKFSRVGIGDESQISGIFANSESQGSGGIVNIQAGSLTLEDEGQINATTNAGQGGNITLEIDDTLSMRNNALISAKASNEGSGGNVNIDADFIIAFPNQIDGNGSDIIASAIQGEGGRISINSQSLIGIQEGQAIEGNQTNDIDASSEFSLDGTVSINTPDINPIQGVTELPTNVVEPEQTVAQACAAGRDTSVANSLVVKGKGGIPAIPTAPIASGMIITDGELANNPTDSAIKSSHAIPTSQGDIIPARGIMKTEDGQIILTAVPVASSTSRIPNGSTNCGDV; encoded by the coding sequence ATGAACAAAAGCTTGTCATTGCTGTTTTCTTTGGGTTGTTATGCTGTTGCTAATTCTTTAATCTGCAATTCAGTAATCGCTCAGGTTACACCAGACGGTACTACGAACACCACGGTCAATCCTGACGGGAGTAATAATTTTACCATTGAAAATGGCGATCGCGCTGGCGGCAATCTCTTTCACAGCTTTGACCAGTTTTCCGTCCCCAATGGTGGCTCGGCGATATTTAATAACCCCGTAGACATAACCAATATCCTTTCTAGAGTCACAGGGGACAATATTTCCAATATCGATGGTTTGATTCAAGCTAATGGCAGTGCCAATTTATTTTTAGTAAACCCCGCAGGAATTCTTTTTGGCAACAATGCCAGGTTGGATATTGGGGGTTCTTTTTTCGGTACTACCGCCGATAGTATTTTGTTTGAAGATGGTGAATTTAGCGCAGTAAATAACTTGTCAGAACCAATACTGACGATTAATGCACCTATCGGTTTGAATTTTCGAGATAATCCAGCCGAGATTATTAATCGTGCTGGTTCAGGATTAGAAAGCGGAGGTCTACAAGTAGATACCAGAGGCTCTTTGACTCTTGTGGGAGGAAATATTCGTTTAGAAGGAGGAAAATTAACCGCACCAGGTGGCAGTGTTGAATTAGGTGGATTATTAGCAGCCGGAACAGTCGGTATTGGTGAAGATGGAAGTTTGAGTTTTCCCGAAGAGATAGCTAAAGCTAATGTATCTCTTACTGAAAGTGCTTTGGTCAACGTGGTTGATGCGGGAGGAGGGTCGATTAATGTTAATGCTCAGAACCTGGAATTAAGAAATGGAAGTCGTCTGATGGCAGGGATAGATGAAGCTACAAATTCTCTCACAGCCCAAGCAGGAGATATCAATCTCAAGGTTGACGAAGCAACTACTATAGATGGTCCTGACAGCGGAATTTTTAATGATGTTGGAATAGAAATCGAAAGTGATGATGATGTTACATCCAGTGCTGTAGGTAATGCTGGCAAAATTAACATTGATACTGGTTCATTATCCATTACTCCAGGAGGAAGAATCGGGTCGACTATTTTTGGACAGGGTAATGCTGGGGATGTAACGATTAATGCGCGTGAGAACATCGAGATTCAAGGGTTTGAAGATCCAGGCGTTGATAAGAAAAACCCAACTGGTATCTTCAGCAATTTGGAAGTCGGAGCGAGAGGTAACAGTGGAACAGTTAGAATCTTATCTGACTCACTTACACTAACTAAAAGGGGTCAAGTACGGACTTCAATCGCTAGAGAAGCAGAAGGAACAGGAGGAGACATAATAGTCGATACAGGTTCTCTTACTCTGGACGATAGTGGAACTAGATTAACAACTGTATCAGGTAAAAAATCAAAAGGAACAACGGGAAACATTGAAATTAATGCTGATACGGTGTCTTTAAATTCGGGAAGTACTTTAGCATCAAATTTGGGTCAAGAAGCAGAAGGTAACGCTGGTAATATCAAAATTACAGCTAACTCGCTGACCCTAACAACAACTACTCTAAAGGAAGATAGTCGCCCAGGTAACAAAGTTGTAATCGAAACCAATGTAGATAATGGGGCAAAAGGTGACGCTGGTAATATTGAGATTCAAACCGATTCTTTATCTTTAAGAGGTGTATCTTCCTTAAATTCAACATTAAGACGAGAAGCGGAAGGTAACGCTGGTAACATTCTCATCGAAACCGATTCACTTTCTCTTGACAAGGATAGCCTTATCAGATCGACAACACAAGCAAAGACTAATGGTAATGCTGGCAAAATAAAAATTGATGCCAATACGGTTGAGATCGATGATGGAGCGACAATATCATCTACTACCCAAGGAGAGGGAAATGCTGGCAGTATTGAGGTAAATGCCTCAGATTCAGTGAATATCTCTGGTGCTAGCGATCTTCTTTTGATTCGAAGAATTATTTTAAATGAAGATGGTGAAAAAGAATCTAGATCTCCTGTAAGAGCAGGTGGTTCTAGTGGTTTATTGTCATCTGTTGAGAAAGGAGCCTCTGGTAAGGGTGGCAATATTACAATTTCAACTCCTAATTTAAGAATCTTAGATGGAGCGATTGTTAGTGCAGAAGTTGAAGCTGAAGGTCAGGGACAAGGGGGTAACATATTCATTGATGCAGATACACTGGAAATTGGTGATGGTGGACAAATAATTGCTTCCAGTTTGGGAGATGGAGATGCTGGTCAGATTAACCTCAATATTGCTGATAGCGTCAAGATTTTTGGTAGTGACCCTAATTTTTCCGAACGCCTCCAAGCCAAGGTGATAACAAGAGATCTAAATGACATAATACCTGAAGAGCCTTTAACTGAGCAAGAAGGGAGAGATAAATTTAGCCGTGTTGGCATTGGAGATGAAAGCCAAATATCTGGCATTTTTGCTAATAGCGAAAGCCAAGGCAGTGGCGGAATTGTGAATATTCAGGCAGGTTCTTTAACCCTAGAGGATGAAGGTCAGATCAATGCCACTACTAACGCAGGACAGGGGGGAAATATCACACTAGAAATTGACGATACTTTAAGTATGCGTAATAACGCTCTAATCTCTGCTAAAGCTTCTAATGAAGGTAGCGGAGGTAACGTCAATATCGATGCTGACTTTATTATTGCTTTTCCTAATCAGATAGATGGTAATGGTAGCGATATTATTGCTAGCGCAATACAGGGTGAAGGAGGCAGAATTAGTATTAATTCTCAGTCTCTAATTGGTATCCAAGAAGGTCAAGCCATTGAAGGAAATCAAACTAACGACATTGATGCTAGTTCTGAATTTAGTTTAGATGGTACTGTTAGCATTAATACTCCTGACATCAATCCTATTCAAGGGGTAACAGAATTACCGACCAATGTTGTTGAACCAGAACAAACCGTAGCTCAAGCTTGTGCTGCTGGTCGAGATACATCGGTAGCAAATAGTTTGGTAGTCAAAGGAAAAGGTGGCATCCCTGCTATACCAACTGCACCGATCGCTTCTGGGATGATTATCACTGATGGTGAATTGGCAAATAATCCAACTGATTCTGCCATTAAATCAAGCCATGCAATACCCACTAGCCAAGGTGATATTATTCCAGCCAGAGGAATTATGAAAACTGAAGATGGTCAAATTATTTTAACTGCTGTGCCAGTTGCTAGTAGTACTTCGCGAATTCCCAATGGTTCAACTAATTGCGGAGATGTTTAA
- the nfi gene encoding deoxyribonuclease V (cleaves DNA at apurinic or apyrimidinic sites) produces the protein MNPTHPWVQTVAEAKEIQEQLRHQVITKDCLGEVKYVAGVDIGFEDNFAISKAAVVVLSYPELELIERAIARIPTVFPYVPGYLSFREIPAILAAFPKLTIKPDLILCDGQGLAHPRRLGLACHLGVLLDIPTIGVAKSKFIGKHEEIPLEKGSWKPLYDQDEIIGVVLRSRTKVKPIYISIGHKISLPTAINYVMGCLTKYRLPETTRWADKLASHRQK, from the coding sequence ATAAATCCTACTCATCCTTGGGTGCAAACAGTAGCTGAAGCCAAGGAAATTCAAGAACAACTTAGACATCAAGTCATTACCAAAGATTGCCTCGGAGAGGTTAAATATGTAGCGGGGGTAGATATCGGTTTTGAAGATAACTTTGCTATTTCTAAAGCAGCAGTAGTTGTGTTGAGTTACCCCGAATTAGAGTTAATAGAACGAGCGATCGCTCGTATACCGACTGTATTTCCCTACGTGCCAGGATATCTTTCTTTCCGTGAAATTCCCGCAATATTAGCTGCTTTCCCAAAATTAACCATTAAGCCCGATTTAATACTTTGTGATGGACAGGGTTTAGCCCATCCCCGCCGCCTCGGATTAGCCTGTCACTTAGGAGTGTTACTAGATATACCGACTATTGGCGTAGCTAAGTCTAAGTTTATTGGTAAACATGAGGAAATTCCTCTGGAGAAAGGGAGCTGGAAACCACTTTACGATCAAGATGAAATCATTGGGGTGGTATTGCGATCGCGTACCAAGGTCAAGCCGATTTATATATCTATTGGACACAAAATCTCTCTGCCGACAGCGATTAACTATGTGATGGGTTGTCTAACCAAATATCGTTTACCAGAAACAACCCGATGGGCTGATAAATTAGCTTCACATCGCCAGAAATAA
- a CDS encoding thiol-disulfide oxidoreductase DCC family protein has protein sequence MKYHVIYDGKCNLCATFAQLLEQFDRGEIFDYIPMQDEATLTEFGITAKDCEAGMILVDGNQPAKRWQGSDAAEEIAHLLPLGDLFVNAYRAIPGMKWVGDRSYEQIRDNRYQWFGKRDKTYDSNFPFRCDK, from the coding sequence ATGAAATACCACGTAATTTATGATGGCAAATGCAATCTCTGTGCTACATTTGCTCAATTATTAGAACAATTTGACCGTGGAGAAATTTTTGATTATATTCCCATGCAGGATGAGGCTACTCTGACAGAGTTTGGCATTACTGCTAAAGACTGCGAAGCAGGAATGATTTTAGTTGACGGTAATCAACCAGCAAAAAGATGGCAGGGTAGTGATGCAGCTGAGGAGATTGCCCACTTACTTCCGCTAGGAGATCTATTTGTTAACGCCTATCGAGCTATTCCAGGAATGAAATGGGTTGGCGATCGCAGTTATGAACAAATTCGCGACAATCGTTATCAATGGTTCGGCAAAAGGGATAAAACTTATGACTCTAATTTTCCTTTTCGATGTGATAAATAA
- a CDS encoding ATP-binding protein, which translates to MKTLYLLCGMPFSGKTTLGKLVSEYLNSSYISLDEINEARGLWGGDGISIEEWEKTHSLAMEQLENLMPSQQDVVLDDTNCFRWLRDRFRVLGAQHGYRTVIIYLDIPLSEIFNRMEENEKTKTRHRVKRDIVNEMVKTFESPQSDEIVIKYSHYQPLDEWIVQYFVKNKD; encoded by the coding sequence ATGAAAACACTATACCTACTGTGCGGAATGCCATTTTCTGGGAAGACAACTCTAGGAAAGCTTGTTTCAGAATATCTCAATTCTTCATACATCAGTCTTGATGAAATTAATGAAGCAAGAGGACTTTGGGGTGGAGATGGTATTTCCATTGAAGAGTGGGAAAAAACACATTCGCTAGCAATGGAGCAATTGGAGAATTTAATGCCATCTCAGCAAGACGTGGTATTGGACGACACGAATTGTTTTCGTTGGTTGCGAGATCGATTTCGAGTTCTCGGAGCGCAACATGGCTATCGAACCGTTATAATTTACCTCGATATTCCTCTATCTGAAATTTTCAACAGGATGGAGGAAAATGAAAAAACTAAAACTAGACACAGAGTTAAACGAGATATTGTCAATGAGATGGTGAAAACATTTGAATCACCTCAATCAGATGAGATTGTCATTAAATACAGTCATTACCAACCTCTTGATGAATGGATAGTTCAATACTTCGTAAAAAACAAGGATTAG
- a CDS encoding sodium/proline symporter — MLNQIAIAISFILFLLLFTGVGIYSASRKKKTTADYLLASRSVNPWLTGLSAFATAHSGGMFISTIGWTYQVGISSIWLLVGWFLGDYLAWFFIHKPLRIVSEETSSETIGAFLAQNPQQNRSIAAVSALITIAFLGAYAAAQLLAGSKALHVIFGWNYNWGIILGAIVIVTYCFSGGIRASIWTDALQSILMMVAMLLLLVIAVAACGGLGGLWQQLGAIDPTLINPIPEGLQYGFGLFMLSWLVAGVGVVGQPHIMVRAMVIDDASKIGISRNIYAISYVIFSTAAVIVGLSARVLLPELINGGDPELALPQMAIALLPALLIGVILAGIFSAVVSTADSQILSCSAALTQDLFPKMGRSYGLVKIGTLIVTAIILAIALASDKNMFALGVFAWSALASGLGPLLILRVWRFPVNSAVGVAMMLVGIATAAIWNGVLQLSGSIYEVLPGMVAGFLVYGIARLLNSFLVKNKK, encoded by the coding sequence ATGCTTAACCAAATTGCGATCGCCATCAGCTTCATTTTATTTCTTTTACTATTTACAGGGGTAGGAATTTACTCGGCATCTCGTAAAAAAAAGACTACTGCCGATTATCTACTGGCAAGTCGTAGCGTCAATCCTTGGCTGACAGGTTTATCTGCTTTTGCTACTGCTCACAGTGGTGGGATGTTCATCAGTACCATTGGTTGGACATATCAGGTCGGCATCTCCTCAATCTGGCTGTTAGTAGGGTGGTTTCTTGGTGATTACCTAGCTTGGTTTTTCATTCACAAACCCTTGCGAATTGTCTCTGAGGAAACCTCATCTGAAACTATTGGTGCATTTCTGGCTCAAAATCCTCAACAAAATCGCTCTATTGCAGCTGTATCGGCACTGATCACTATTGCTTTTTTAGGAGCTTACGCCGCTGCTCAACTTCTGGCTGGAAGTAAAGCACTCCATGTTATTTTTGGCTGGAACTATAATTGGGGCATTATTTTAGGAGCGATTGTCATTGTTACGTACTGCTTCTCTGGGGGTATTCGTGCCTCTATTTGGACTGATGCACTACAGTCAATCTTGATGATGGTTGCAATGCTCTTGCTCTTGGTGATTGCCGTCGCAGCTTGTGGTGGTCTGGGAGGACTTTGGCAACAATTAGGAGCAATTGATCCGACTCTAATCAATCCTATCCCTGAAGGTCTTCAATACGGTTTTGGACTGTTTATGCTGAGTTGGTTAGTAGCGGGAGTTGGAGTAGTCGGTCAACCTCATATCATGGTCAGAGCGATGGTGATCGATGATGCGTCTAAAATTGGCATTAGTCGTAATATATACGCTATTTCTTATGTAATTTTCTCCACTGCCGCGGTTATTGTGGGATTGAGTGCCAGGGTGCTACTTCCAGAATTGATTAATGGCGGCGATCCAGAATTGGCATTACCCCAGATGGCGATCGCTCTCTTACCAGCGCTTCTAATCGGAGTTATTCTGGCTGGTATATTTTCGGCTGTAGTTTCTACTGCCGATTCCCAAATCCTCTCTTGTTCGGCTGCCCTAACCCAAGACTTGTTTCCCAAAATGGGTCGTTCTTATGGGTTAGTTAAAATAGGCACTTTGATTGTAACTGCAATTATCTTGGCGATCGCCTTGGCTAGTGATAAAAATATGTTTGCTTTGGGAGTGTTTGCCTGGTCAGCTCTAGCATCTGGGTTAGGTCCCTTATTAATACTAAGAGTGTGGCGATTTCCTGTTAATAGTGCAGTGGGAGTTGCGATGATGCTAGTGGGTATCGCTACTGCTGCAATTTGGAATGGAGTCCTTCAGCTTTCAGGTTCAATTTATGAGGTATTACCAGGAATGGTGGCAGGGTTTTTGGTTTACGGCATTGCTAGATTATTGAATTCTTTCCTAGTTAAAAATAAAAAATAA
- a CDS encoding SMP-30/gluconolactonase/LRE family protein — MLRIILTVFTMMGMSLLKVNADSYAVFNPNLSLPKEKNNQRQEIKEQEKNSVTQIEFGQTPDSQNASVYTLTNPNGLVVKITNYGAIIYPLTNDNELKLDSTILRPGETQRHSMVQKFDTKQDDLGDILDSNTEVKKVAGGFEFTEGPLWHPDGFLLFSDIPANTIYKWQPGKKTEIFRQPSGNANGNTFDKSGRLITGEHGNRRVSRTEKNGTVVTLASSYEGKRLNSPNDLAVKSDGSIYFTDPPYGIESEQEELGFYGVYRLAPDGTLTLLVDDFVRPNGIVFSPDESKLYVNDSEKGHIRVFDVQPDGTLDTGKLFAELKPSSKEGAADGMKVDIKGNVYSTGPGGVWVFSPNGELLGIIETPESPANLAWGDRDYQTLYITARNSLYRVRLQIPGMR; from the coding sequence ATGTTAAGAATAATTCTGACAGTTTTTACCATGATGGGAATGAGTTTACTTAAAGTGAACGCAGATTCCTACGCAGTATTTAACCCAAATCTCTCTCTTCCCAAAGAAAAAAACAATCAGAGACAAGAAATCAAGGAGCAAGAAAAAAATAGTGTAACGCAAATTGAATTCGGTCAGACTCCAGACAGTCAAAATGCCTCTGTTTATACCTTAACCAATCCCAATGGCTTAGTAGTAAAGATAACGAACTATGGCGCGATCATTTACCCACTGACTAACGATAATGAGTTGAAGCTGGATTCGACTATCTTGCGCCCAGGTGAAACTCAACGACACTCAATGGTACAAAAGTTTGATACTAAACAAGATGATCTGGGAGACATTCTGGATTCAAATACCGAAGTTAAAAAAGTGGCAGGGGGTTTTGAGTTTACCGAAGGACCTCTTTGGCATCCCGATGGCTTTCTGCTGTTTAGTGATATTCCAGCTAATACCATTTATAAATGGCAGCCAGGGAAAAAAACTGAAATTTTCCGTCAACCCTCTGGCAATGCTAATGGTAATACTTTTGATAAATCGGGGCGTTTAATTACTGGGGAACATGGTAATCGTCGGGTATCCCGTACTGAAAAAAATGGCACAGTTGTAACTTTAGCTAGTAGTTATGAGGGCAAGCGTCTCAATAGTCCCAACGATCTGGCAGTCAAATCCGATGGTAGTATCTATTTTACCGATCCTCCCTATGGAATCGAATCTGAACAGGAAGAATTAGGGTTTTACGGTGTTTATCGCCTTGCCCCAGATGGGACGCTAACTTTGCTAGTAGATGATTTTGTACGTCCTAATGGAATTGTCTTTTCTCCCGATGAGAGCAAACTATATGTGAATGATTCAGAAAAGGGTCATATTCGCGTATTTGATGTCCAGCCAGACGGCACGTTAGATACAGGAAAACTTTTTGCTGAACTAAAACCTTCTAGTAAGGAAGGGGCAGCAGATGGCATGAAGGTAGATATCAAAGGAAATGTTTACAGCACTGGACCAGGAGGAGTATGGGTTTTCTCACCCAACGGTGAGCTATTGGGCATTATTGAAACGCCAGAATCTCCCGCAAATTTAGCCTGGGGCGATCGCGACTACCAAACCCTCTACATTACAGCCAGAAACAGTCTTTACCGTGTCCGTCTTCAGATTCCAGGGATGCGCTAA
- a CDS encoding sorbosone dehydrogenase family protein — translation MTILLSIYNFRLVLNNKFRLLCFVCLVLLVILVITETSPAQITSPIPKPIEKSELSVGLVEVVQIPNSGTDTEKAARLNLLTHAGDGSKRLFVNDMRGKLYVVVDDTANVYMNLKQLICADFTYESSQQGFAYFAFHPEFAHNGIFYTVTSEIKDSGTPDFPVTKTILDSDQNIIESSHHDVIREWKATEPSRNTFVGTSREILRIEEPYPDHNIGQLGFNPNAKPGDDDYGLLYIAVADGGSDGWPVSDTDPLDNGQDLKTPLGKMLRINPLGNNSANGQYGIPRDNPFVGDKDPQTLDEIWAYGLRNPHRFSWDTGGEGKMLIADTGQDFIEEVNLGIKGANYGWGNREGTWVIEENNENVLFSLPQDDDRYNYTYPVAQYDHDIPPEIEKDYPIAIAGGYVYRGKAIPELIGQYIFADFGSDARFFHVPVDELVDGKQATIKELRLFDGEYETSFLEIIAKDRSDVRFGVDEVGEIYVTSKQDGKVRKLVPSPESTK, via the coding sequence ATGACAATTCTCTTATCTATCTACAATTTTCGTCTTGTACTTAATAACAAATTTCGCCTTCTCTGCTTTGTTTGCTTAGTTCTCTTGGTAATTTTAGTTATTACTGAAACTTCTCCAGCTCAAATAACCTCTCCCATTCCCAAACCAATTGAAAAGTCTGAACTATCTGTTGGACTAGTAGAGGTTGTTCAAATTCCTAACAGTGGAACTGATACAGAAAAAGCTGCTCGGTTGAATCTGCTTACCCATGCAGGAGATGGTAGCAAACGATTATTTGTTAACGATATGCGTGGCAAATTGTATGTCGTTGTTGACGATACTGCTAATGTTTACATGAATCTGAAACAATTAATTTGTGCCGACTTTACTTATGAAAGTAGTCAACAGGGTTTTGCCTATTTTGCGTTTCATCCAGAATTTGCTCATAACGGGATTTTTTATACTGTAACTAGCGAAATCAAAGATAGCGGTACTCCTGACTTCCCCGTTACCAAAACGATTCTTGACAGTGATCAAAACATTATCGAAAGCTCTCACCACGATGTAATTCGCGAGTGGAAGGCAACGGAACCTTCTCGCAATACTTTTGTCGGAACATCCCGTGAAATTTTACGAATTGAAGAACCTTACCCAGATCATAATATTGGACAATTGGGCTTCAATCCCAATGCCAAACCAGGCGATGATGATTATGGTCTGCTATATATTGCCGTAGCTGATGGCGGTAGTGATGGTTGGCCTGTTAGCGATACCGATCCTTTAGACAACGGACAGGATTTGAAGACCCCATTAGGTAAAATGCTGAGAATAAATCCTTTGGGAAATAATAGTGCCAATGGTCAATATGGCATTCCTCGTGATAATCCTTTTGTTGGAGATAAAGATCCTCAGACTTTGGATGAAATCTGGGCTTATGGACTACGTAACCCCCATCGCTTTAGCTGGGATACTGGTGGCGAAGGCAAAATGTTGATCGCGGATACGGGTCAAGATTTTATTGAAGAAGTCAATCTTGGTATCAAAGGAGCTAATTATGGTTGGGGCAATAGGGAAGGAACTTGGGTAATCGAGGAAAATAACGAAAATGTTTTGTTTTCATTACCTCAAGATGATGATCGATATAATTACACTTACCCCGTTGCCCAATACGACCATGATATTCCTCCTGAAATAGAAAAGGACTACCCAATTGCGATCGCTGGTGGTTACGTTTATCGAGGCAAGGCAATACCTGAATTAATTGGTCAATATATTTTTGCCGACTTCGGCAGCGATGCCAGGTTTTTTCATGTTCCAGTAGATGAACTCGTTGATGGTAAACAAGCAACAATCAAAGAACTCAGACTCTTTGATGGAGAGTATGAAACTTCCTTCCTTGAAATCATCGCTAAAGATAGATCTGACGTGAGATTCGGGGTAGACGAAGTGGGAGAAATCTATGTGACATCCAAACAAGATGGCAAAGTGAGAAAACTCGTCCCTTCACCAGAATCAACCAAGTAA
- a CDS encoding alpha-amylase family glycosyl hydrolase, which yields MSSKQHKKPEKWWETGIIYQIFPRTFADANGDGSGDIQGIIQKLDYLNDGDINSENSLHVDAIWLSPINKSPMYDNGYDVSDYYDVDPIFGTLEDFEILIAKAHQRGIKVILDLVINHTSEKHPWFIESSSSKTNPKRDWYHWRDPNSDGGEPNNWLSYFGGTAWTLCKTTQQFYYHTFAKQQPDLNWRNAEVKQAIHDIIRFWLDKGIDGFRLDASSVYSKDRDYRDNPLKFGAEDTSDFESQHHLYDKDLPENHQIISEIRAIINEYDERVLIGETFIDSGLYQSVIFYGANQDELHLPFTFEFPFSPWYPGHLQQEIVKKELMTPRDAWAIYFLDNHDIPRHLSRWIECSLCDNPVGIAKAAATILLTVRGTPVLYYGQEIGMVDHENIPLEKMRDRVAIENEGESASRDGARTPMQWDKSINAGFSLGKDVDPWLPINKNYTEVNIAQEFQDRDSILNFYKDLIRVRKKSEALRQGSWKTLINYPYEHLAYVRETETEKVLIVINFSYEKKLTVDEYIESEHWLVLLSTHYEAKKIMDLPQTLQPFETSIFRKN from the coding sequence ATGAGCAGTAAACAGCACAAAAAACCTGAAAAATGGTGGGAAACCGGCATTATATATCAAATTTTTCCTCGAACTTTTGCTGATGCTAACGGTGATGGCAGTGGCGATATTCAGGGAATCATTCAAAAATTAGATTATCTCAACGATGGAGATATCAATAGCGAAAATTCGTTACATGTTGATGCTATTTGGCTTTCTCCGATCAATAAATCTCCCATGTATGACAATGGCTACGATGTTAGCGACTATTATGATGTCGATCCTATATTTGGTACTTTAGAGGATTTTGAGATCTTAATCGCCAAAGCTCATCAAAGAGGTATTAAAGTAATTTTGGATCTAGTCATTAACCATACTTCGGAGAAACATCCTTGGTTTATTGAATCTAGCTCAAGTAAAACTAATCCCAAGCGTGATTGGTATCATTGGCGAGATCCTAATTCTGATGGAGGTGAACCTAATAATTGGTTATCTTATTTCGGTGGTACAGCTTGGACTTTATGTAAAACTACCCAGCAATTTTATTATCATACTTTTGCCAAACAACAACCCGATCTAAACTGGCGTAATGCTGAAGTGAAACAGGCAATTCATGATATTATTCGCTTTTGGTTGGATAAGGGAATAGACGGTTTTAGACTAGATGCTTCTAGTGTTTATAGCAAAGATCGAGATTATCGCGACAATCCCCTCAAGTTTGGTGCAGAAGATACCAGCGATTTTGAAAGTCAGCATCATTTATACGACAAAGATCTACCGGAAAATCATCAAATAATTTCCGAAATTAGGGCCATTATTAATGAATATGACGAGCGAGTTTTAATTGGGGAGACTTTTATCGATAGTGGACTATATCAATCAGTTATTTTTTATGGGGCAAACCAAGACGAGCTGCATTTACCATTTACTTTTGAGTTTCCTTTTAGTCCCTGGTATCCAGGTCATCTTCAACAAGAAATAGTTAAAAAAGAGTTGATGACTCCTAGGGATGCCTGGGCAATTTACTTTTTAGATAATCACGATATTCCCCGACATTTATCCCGTTGGATCGAGTGTAGCTTATGTGATAATCCCGTAGGGATTGCTAAAGCGGCAGCTACTATTTTACTTACTGTCAGAGGAACTCCTGTTTTATATTATGGTCAAGAAATTGGGATGGTTGACCATGAAAATATTCCTCTCGAAAAAATGCGCGATCGCGTAGCTATCGAAAATGAGGGAGAATCAGCCTCTCGAGATGGTGCGCGTACACCGATGCAGTGGGATAAATCTATCAATGCAGGGTTTAGCTTAGGTAAGGACGTTGATCCTTGGCTACCGATTAATAAAAACTATACTGAAGTTAATATTGCGCAAGAATTTCAAGATCGAGATTCTATTCTCAATTTTTATAAAGATCTAATTAGAGTTAGGAAAAAAAGCGAAGCTTTGCGTCAAGGAAGCTGGAAAACTTTAATCAATTATCCTTACGAACACCTGGCTTATGTTCGAGAAACGGAAACGGAAAAAGTTTTAATTGTCATCAATTTCTCTTATGAGAAAAAGCTAACAGTCGATGAATATATCGAATCTGAGCATTGGCTAGTGCTTTTATCTACTCACTATGAAGCTAAGAAAATTATGGATTTACCCCAAACTTTACAGCCTTTTGAAACATCAATTTTTCGGAAAAATTAA